Proteins encoded together in one bacterium window:
- a CDS encoding Fic family protein encodes MYPNKIKEAEALQQEIASYRPLNDFQRNQLKEYFRISLTYTSNALEGNSLTETETKVILEDGITIGGKTLREHYEVVGHAQAYNYLLTLVHQDGFTEDDIKKLHQLFFEKIDRSNAGVYRAVPVFVTGSDFEFPAPHKIASLVNDLVNNQKILKAQHPIEYAAIAHNQLVTIHPFVDGNGRTARLLMNLLLIQAGYPITIIPPVVRTDYLTSVKAGNKGNHEPLINFLSCMTWKSAKDYLRMLRTLNQK; translated from the coding sequence ATGTACCCAAATAAAATTAAAGAAGCTGAAGCTCTCCAGCAAGAGATTGCCAGCTATCGCCCACTTAATGATTTTCAACGCAATCAACTCAAAGAATATTTCAGAATCAGTTTAACGTACACCAGCAATGCCCTTGAAGGCAACTCGCTCACAGAAACTGAAACAAAAGTTATTTTAGAAGATGGCATTACCATCGGCGGCAAAACACTGCGCGAACATTACGAAGTTGTGGGCCATGCGCAAGCGTACAATTATCTGCTCACATTGGTACATCAAGATGGTTTTACCGAAGACGATATCAAAAAATTGCATCAACTTTTTTTTGAAAAAATAGACCGTTCAAACGCAGGCGTTTACCGCGCAGTGCCTGTTTTTGTTACTGGCTCAGATTTTGAATTTCCCGCTCCTCATAAAATTGCTTCGCTCGTGAACGATTTAGTCAACAATCAAAAAATCTTAAAAGCACAACATCCCATTGAATATGCCGCCATCGCGCATAACCAATTAGTTACCATCCATCCCTTTGTTGATGGCAATGGTCGCACCGCACGCTTACTCATGAATCTTTTACTGATACAAGCCGGCTATCCAATAACTATTATTCCACCCGTTGTCCGAACCGACTATTTAACAAGCGTTAAGGCTGGCAACAAAGGCAATCACGAGCCTTTGATTAATTTTCTTTCCTGTATGACGTGGAAAAGCGCCAAAGATTACTTGAGAATGTTGCGCACCCTCAATCAAAAATAA
- a CDS encoding OPT/YSL family transporter, translated as MNIFSLILGIFFTFISTATLSYISIATMVGPWMAPTLVLLGKILFKMYPASLSTDKVKQELVFTQAVGAVGGTIATGIGFTLPMLYFLDEHILNSWLASPVQFCLFIALCCLAAGSFGIMLGRFFVKPMIQEEKLSFPVSQLTYSVANSDANATQAKSLGWGIASTTLLCVARDGIFALKGFIPKTVTLLPSVFGSVFALSIWPTLWSIGFTAGLGVAIPLLVGIISRYYVLQPLNDHANYLSFNLFTPFDFVTFSTAFCSGLVLTDFLAGLAKNPAIMVNRFKLYAANIAYVVNIAASTIKNALGLTQRSTKTKHGAVFKNISLFHIETVAALASSIGLLWYLEFSWLAQGVFLLSTVIATYEICFIGGEIGLIQFGRFATFVLIPMLLFFKPNPIQITVICMFFSICASTASDYLFDFKTGELAASNQRRLHGAQWLGLVVTALSVGAILYLLFTKLGIGSQDLFAHRGRTKALLIQTLNFNPYVVGMGFLYGLFLRQIKVNPTMTLGGIIMPNHISFGLILGGLCTKLVKNKQRYMPFCAGVFACESLWILISLILKMF; from the coding sequence ATGAATATTTTTAGCCTAATTTTAGGTATTTTTTTTACTTTTATCAGCACGGCGACCTTGTCGTATATATCGATTGCCACGATGGTTGGACCATGGATGGCCCCAACCCTCGTTTTGCTGGGCAAAATACTCTTTAAAATGTATCCAGCTTCTCTTAGCACTGACAAGGTTAAACAAGAACTAGTTTTTACTCAAGCCGTAGGTGCTGTTGGCGGGACCATTGCAACCGGTATTGGCTTCACGTTGCCAATGCTTTATTTTCTGGATGAACACATTTTAAACTCCTGGCTTGCAAGCCCTGTTCAATTTTGCCTTTTTATCGCACTCTGCTGCCTTGCTGCCGGCAGCTTTGGCATCATGCTGGGACGCTTTTTTGTAAAGCCAATGATCCAAGAAGAAAAACTGTCCTTCCCTGTCAGCCAGCTAACGTACAGCGTAGCTAACTCAGATGCCAATGCCACGCAAGCAAAAAGCCTTGGCTGGGGCATAGCAAGCACAACCCTGCTTTGCGTAGCCCGAGACGGAATCTTTGCGCTCAAGGGATTTATACCCAAAACCGTAACACTCCTTCCATCAGTTTTTGGCAGCGTCTTTGCGTTGTCAATTTGGCCCACCCTCTGGTCGATCGGCTTTACCGCAGGCCTTGGCGTTGCCATTCCGCTTTTGGTAGGCATTATTTCGCGCTATTATGTTTTACAGCCACTCAACGATCACGCAAATTATCTTTCCTTCAATTTGTTTACCCCTTTTGATTTTGTAACATTTTCGACCGCTTTTTGCTCCGGCCTGGTCCTGACCGATTTTCTTGCCGGCCTAGCAAAAAACCCCGCCATCATGGTCAACCGCTTTAAATTGTATGCCGCCAACATTGCCTACGTGGTAAATATTGCGGCTTCCACCATTAAAAATGCACTCGGCCTAACACAACGCTCAACAAAAACAAAACACGGGGCTGTTTTCAAAAACATCAGCTTGTTCCATATTGAAACGGTTGCCGCCCTTGCAAGTTCAATAGGTCTTTTATGGTACTTAGAATTCAGTTGGTTGGCTCAAGGAGTATTTCTGCTCTCTACCGTTATTGCCACCTACGAAATTTGTTTTATTGGCGGCGAGATTGGGCTTATCCAATTTGGACGCTTTGCAACCTTTGTCTTAATTCCTATGCTGCTCTTTTTCAAACCGAACCCCATTCAAATTACCGTTATTTGCATGTTTTTTTCAATCTGCGCTTCAACCGCCTCAGATTATCTTTTTGATTTTAAAACCGGCGAGCTTGCCGCCAGCAACCAACGCCGCCTGCACGGCGCGCAATGGCTGGGCCTTGTGGTAACAGCACTTTCCGTCGGCGCCATTTTATACTTACTGTTTACCAAGCTTGGCATTGGCTCGCAAGATCTTTTTGCACATCGCGGCAGAACCAAAGCGTTGCTCATTCAAACACTCAACTTTAATCCGTACGTTGTTGGTATGGGCTTTTTGTATGGCTTGTTTTTGAGACAAATAAAAGTTAACCCAACCATGACGTTGGGCGGCATTATCATGCCAAACCATATTTCTTTCGGTCTTATTCTTGGCGGCTTGTGCACAAAGCTTGTTAAAAACAAACAGCGCTACATGCCATTTTGTGCCGGTGTTTTTGCTTGTGAATCGCTTTGGATTTTGATTTCTTTAATTCTCAAAATGTTCTAG
- a CDS encoding 30S ribosomal protein S6 has product MNIRYETLMLAPTEITDDELSAIESSIEKIAANANGQLTSFDKWGKFQLAYPIKGHSYGVYALARYEAPKAVLFQTLEEIKSLLLIKHSETIIRHVSVRIPADAPAEYHRPDSLDATRSNNNFDSFLKENKIENLLDSVEANSNDFGADDFNVDMRPSK; this is encoded by the coding sequence ATGAATATTCGTTACGAAACACTTATGCTCGCGCCAACCGAGATTACCGATGACGAACTTTCAGCGATTGAAAGTAGCATTGAAAAAATCGCTGCTAACGCGAACGGTCAATTGACCAGTTTTGACAAATGGGGTAAGTTTCAACTTGCTTATCCAATCAAAGGCCATAGTTATGGCGTTTATGCTTTGGCACGCTATGAAGCACCAAAAGCAGTCCTTTTCCAAACGCTTGAAGAAATCAAAAGCCTTTTGCTTATCAAGCACAGCGAAACCATCATCAGACATGTAAGCGTACGGATTCCTGCTGATGCTCCTGCTGAGTACCATCGTCCAGATTCGCTTGATGCTACAAGAAGCAACAATAATTTCGATTCTTTCCTAAAAGAAAACAAAATCGAAAATTTACTTGATAGCGTAGAAGCAAATAGCAATGATTTCGGTGCTGACGACTTTAATGTCGACATGAGACCATCCAAGTAA
- a CDS encoding helix-turn-helix domain-containing protein, which translates to MLLSTRLRVKELLRERRWTTKVLAEKTGMSESYLTHIKNGTRRWNEDALKKLAAAFELLPTDLFDYKKDRTNEVNADIQLPSSAEKIDLAIQVVPVVGQIPAQPSAYNNQITQHATGYNNQFVPVLGTNDDAMFCLHVKDNMLAPRFAKGDFLVISPGQWTNSGDLVAVEYGDESPVREIAQVNYMEEFVVFESVNHKKAPIALVRGKDSFRIIGKVIYRYQAL; encoded by the coding sequence ATGTTATTATCTACAAGATTACGCGTTAAAGAACTCTTGAGAGAGCGTCGTTGGACGACTAAAGTTCTCGCGGAGAAAACAGGGATGTCAGAAAGTTATCTGACTCACATTAAAAATGGAACACGTCGCTGGAACGAAGACGCACTTAAAAAGCTGGCGGCAGCATTTGAACTTCTTCCTACGGATCTTTTTGATTATAAAAAAGACCGCACCAACGAAGTAAACGCAGACATTCAACTGCCATCAAGTGCAGAAAAAATCGATTTGGCTATTCAAGTAGTGCCTGTTGTTGGGCAAATTCCAGCACAGCCATCGGCTTATAATAACCAAATTACGCAACACGCTACCGGCTATAACAACCAATTTGTTCCGGTTTTGGGTACCAATGATGACGCCATGTTTTGTCTTCATGTCAAAGACAACATGCTTGCACCACGCTTTGCAAAAGGCGATTTCCTTGTTATTTCTCCTGGTCAATGGACCAATTCAGGCGATTTAGTTGCTGTTGAGTATGGCGATGAAAGCCCGGTTCGTGAAATTGCACAGGTAAATTACATGGAAGAATTTGTGGTTTTTGAATCAGTGAACCATAAAAAGGCGCCAATCGCCCTGGTACGCGGCAAAGACTCCTTCCGCATTATCGGCAAGGTAATTTATCGCTATCAAGCACTGTAA